The DNA region AGTAGCCGTAAATATTCAAGGGCTTCTCGTGCTCACGACTTTCTACAAATACATCAGAACCACCATAAGTAGCTGCGGATGAAGCGTAGAGCAACTGCACTTTTTGCTCTGTACAGATATCGAGCAAATCCATGGTGTAACGGAAATTATTCGCCATCATGAAGATGCCGTCCGTCTCCATCGTATCGGAGCAAGCCCCTTCATGAAAGACTGCCCTCACCTTGCCAAAGCGACCGCTTCTAAATGCCTCTAGAAACTCGTCTTTATCAAGATAATCAATGATGTCTAGATCAGCAAGATTGCGATACTTATCTGCAGGACGCAAATCATCGACCGCAATAATATTTTTCTCGCCACGCGCATTGAGCGCTTGAACAATATTGGCACCAATAAACCCAGCTGCGCCGGTTACGATAATAGTCATTGCAATTCCTCAGAAGTAACAGTGGCTGTACCTAACTTTCCAACCACAATACCACCAGCCCGATTAGCCAAAGCCATCGCTCTTTCCAGTGGCCAACCAGCTGCCAATGCTACTGCTAGCGTTCCTATAACGGTATCACCCGCACCTGACACATCAAATACTTCGCGTGCCTGCGCCTTCACATGGCTCACACCAGCATCGGTAAACAAACTCATACCCTCTTCGGAGCGAGTGAGAAGAAGCGCCTCGAGGTTTAATGACTTTCTGAGATCTTGCGCTCTCTTGGTGAGATTCTCTTCACTAGTCCATTTACCCACGACTTGGCGGAGCTCGCTACGATTTGGAGTGAGCACAGTAGCGCCACGATATTTAGCGTAGTCGTCACCCTTAGGATCGACTAGGATCATTTTCTTTTGAGCGCGTGCCTGCTCAATCATCAAAGCTACCTGACCTAAGGCACCTTTACCATAGTCAGACAAAATCACCACATCAGCATCACCAACCAACTTCTCATAACGCTCGAGTTTGTGAGCCAAAGCTGCCTCACTTGGAGCTTCCTCGAAGTCCAAGCGAATCAATTGTTGCTGTCTTGCAATGACGCGCAACTTCACAGTTGTCGGCACTTTGCTATCAATCTCCAATTGACTATTAACGCCACTGGATTTTAAGAGATCTGTAACACGTCGTCCTGCCTCATCATCACCAATCACACCCAAAATGGTTGTCTTAGCTCCAAGCGCTGCAACGTTACGGGCAACGTTAGCAGCACCGCC from Polynucleobacter sp. AP-Elch-400A-B2 includes:
- the rfaE1 gene encoding D-glycero-beta-D-manno-heptose-7-phosphate kinase, which translates into the protein MEKANREQFSKARLLVVGDVMLDRYWFGDTNRISPEAPVPVVQVGKIDERLGGAANVARNVAALGAKTTILGVIGDDEAGRRVTDLLKSSGVNSQLEIDSKVPTTVKLRVIARQQQLIRLDFEEAPSEAALAHKLERYEKLVGDADVVILSDYGKGALGQVALMIEQARAQKKMILVDPKGDDYAKYRGATVLTPNRSELRQVVGKWTSEENLTKRAQDLRKSLNLEALLLTRSEEGMSLFTDAGVSHVKAQAREVFDVSGAGDTVIGTLAVALAAGWPLERAMALANRAGGIVVGKLGTATVTSEELQ